TGTGCTGCGCGAGCGGAGCTTTGGGCATTCTAACCAGGGGCTGAAGGATGTTGGATGATGGATGAGGGAAAGCCCCCGGCTCCGTTCATCGCTATTTCAAGAGAACCAGTTTATGGGTGCGGGAATAGGCCGGTGTTTCCACGCGGGCAAAATACAACCCCGACGGCAGCGCCGAGCCGTCGACCTCAAATCGCTGCACTCCGGCCTCCCGCACGCCATCACAGAGCGTGCGGACCACGCGGCCCGTCACGTCGTAAAGCACCAGGGACACCAGCGTGCGCTGGGGCAGCGACAGGGACAGCGCCGTCTGCGCATTGAACGGATTCGGATAGACCGAAAGATCGTACTTCGTCGCCACCGCTTGGGGTGAGGCATCTGACGACAGCACAGTGACCGCAATCGAGACACGATGCAACGTATCCGGGCACGAGTTCATCGCTACAGAAATAGAGCCGAGATAATCCGGCAAGCCGGTATCGGACGTATCCACGTCGATGCCGATCTGCAGTGCAAAGGAATCGCCGGCCGCCACCGAACCTCTTTCCGGAGTCACGGTCAGCCATGTCCCCGCCGGGTGCAGACTCTGCGCCCCTGCGGAGAAATCCAGCACTCCCGGTCCGTCATTATGAACATACAGCGGTACGGTGGAGACGACATGATTATGCACAACCGGGTTGAGAGAGGATTCGACGACTCGCCCGTGTGGCAGACGCGCCGTCACGTCGAGCGCCATTACGGAGTCTGGGAGCACGTTAATGTCGCGCAAAGTGTCGCGAGCCACGCAGCGGCCTCCAACGACAAAATCATAGGTGCCCGGAAGCACCCGGAACACGTAATGTCCTGTCGAATCGCTCAAGACGGAATCTGCTGTCCCCGCAACGGATATGCAAGCGCCTGAGACCGGGAGGTTGGTGGTCAGGTCGCGCACCGTGCCTACAATACCGCTTCCAGGCGGAAACCGCATCAGATGCAGATTCAACGAGCTGTCGGAACCCTGTCCATAGCCCGCTGTGTAGAAACCGCCGTCCGGTGCCGGCGCGAGCGCCGTCAGCACGTCGTCGCCGCCTTCTCCAATCGTCTGCATCCACTGCACGTCGCCGGATGAACTAAGTTGCGCAAGTACCCCATCGGATGGCCCATTGCCGGATGAGCGTGTCCATCCCGCGACGATAAACGCGCCGGTCGGGAGTTGCAACACTGCAGTGGCACCGTCCGCAAGATCACCCCCGAAATGCCGCCGCCACAACGGAATAAGCTGCGCGTCCATGCGCACCACGTACATGTCTCGCCCGTCTCCGGCACCCCATGTGCCGGCCAGAATCAGCCCGCCGTCACTCGTGCGCTGCAGGGCAGCGGCCTCAAAGGAACTATCGGCATCGAGAAAGCTCGTCCCCGTCAGGGCTCCGCCTGCGCTTACCTGAAAGAGTCCCGCACCGTAGTGTCCGTTCTGTGACAGCCTCCCGGCAAGGATGGCACCGCCTTCTGCCGTTGCCACGCCGCACAGGGAATAGCTCGAGTCCTGCGAGGCGCTGTAAGACAAGGTCCACGTTGTTTCATGCGTGACGCGCGTTCCCATGGCAAACATTCGTGTCGAACTCAGGGCAACAAGGCCAGCCAGCATCAGGGTCGAGTCGGACGTCTGCACGACGCTGCGGAGGGTAACGGAAGGGTTCATGGAGTACCAGTAGTACAATGCGGTTGCCCCAGACTCCGTCAGCTTCATCAGCAGGGGAAAATTCTGCGCGATCGGGTACGAATATGACCCGGCCACGAAATATCCTCCGTCCGGGGCAGGAATCACAGAATAAGCGACTACACCAATTTCCAAGGGTGGGTATGCCGGCGACCGGCGTCCCCAAATGCTGTCTCCGCTCACCGTAAACTTCATGAACAGGGCCTGCGCCCCATAGGTTGAAGACAACTGCGTGGACCCCGCCATAATCACGGAACCATCCGCTGCGGGACAAAGCGCCAACGCGCGTTGATCCCCGGCAGCGTCATACGTGTAGGCCCATGCCGCCGGTGGAACATCCGCCCACACTGCAGATGTAAGCAGAACTGTGCACAGGCTCAGTAAGCCGAGGGCCTTCATTGGGCGAGCCGCTGCGTTCTTTGGCTGATCATCATCTATGGAATTATTTCAAGAGAACCAGTTTCTGGGTACGGGAATAGGCCGGGGTTTCCACGCGGGCAAAATACAACCCCGACGGCAGCGCCGAGCCGTCCACGTTGAAGCGCCGCACTCCGGCCTCCCGCACGCCATCGCAGAGCGTGCGGACCACACGGCCCGTCACGTCGTAAAGCACCAGGGACACCATCGTGCGCTGCGGCAGCGACAGGGACAGCGTCGTCTGCGGATTGAACGGATTCGGATAGACCGACAGATCATAGCGGACGGGTCTCAGATCGGGGCGGCTGTCCGTCTCCAGTATACTGGCAGACACGGAGACATGGCGCAGCGTGTCCGGGCAGGAATTGGCGTCAATGAACACCGCGCCAAGATAATCGAACACTCCGCCGTTGGTCGTATCCGCCTGAACACGGACCTGCAGGGCGAGGGAATCGCCTGCTGCAATCGAACCGCTGAGGGGCGCGACCGATAACCACGGGGAGCGCGGAGCAGACACCTGCGACCACGCGGTAAAGTCCAGCACGCCGGGGCCGTCATTGTGCACGTAGACCGGTACCGTGGTGGGGATATGGTTATGCACCACGGGATTGATCGAGGACTCGGCGAGGCGAATCTGCGGCAGCCGCGCGGCCCAATTCTGCGCCATCATGGAGTCGGGCAGGACTTCCACGCCGCGCACGGTGTCGCGGGCAACGCATGTCCCGTTGATAATGAAGTCGTACGTGCCGGGAGTGGTATATAGTGCGTAGCGTCCGGCAGAATCGCTATGCGCTTCATCGGAGGAACCTGGCCGCGAGACGCGCACGTTGGGCACAGGGCGTCCGGTGACGCTGTCCCGGATCACGCCTTGAATGCCGCTGCCGGGAGGAAAGCGGAGCAGGCAGATGTCGGCGGTTTGATCAGCCGGAGACTGAAAGGTGCCGGCCGCGTAGAAGCCGCCGCTGTCGGCCAGCGCCAGAGCGGTAAGAGCATCGTCGCTGGCATCTCCCACCATTTGCGTCCAAAGCACCGAGCCGTCCGGAGCCAGCCGGGCGAGCAGTCCATCCAATTGCCGGCCTGACGTTTCCGTGTTGCCGGCCACGATGAAGCTGCCGTTCTGAAGCTGCAGTACGGCATGGGCTTCATTATTCAGATTGCCGCCGAAATGCCGCCGCCAGACCGCATGTCCCACGCTGTCGGTCAGCACCACATACGCGTCACGGTCCGAACTGTTCCATGTGCCGGCCAGCACCATCCCCCGATCCGCGGTGCGCTGCACAGCGGCGATTTCCAGCGTGCTTCCGGCGTCATACACCCGGGACCACACCGTATCGCCGCGAAAATTCAGATGCATCAGAGCCGCGCCGGTACTGCTGCCTTCCAGCCTTCCGGCCACGGTCGCGCCGCTGTCAGGGGTCGCCAGCACCGTCAGGCCGTAGCCGAAACCATAGTTGGTACGGCTCCAGCGGATACCACCCGTGCGGCTGGTGCGCAAGTTAAACAGACTGGGGGTCGACACGCCGTTCCACCCCACCATAAGCAGCGCCGTATCGGCCGCTTGCACCACACCGCAACCTTGGGCAAAGTAAAATGTAGTGTAGCTGTAGCTCCAGCCGATAGTACCCGTGGCCGTCACCTTGAGCAGAAAGGGGCAACTGCCGTTGCGGCCCGTGAGAATGTAACCTCCGTCGGTCATCGGGGCAATCGCCAGAGCGACCACACTGTCGTAGGGATTGGGCTGCGCGGGATAGAGCAGCGACCAGAGGCTGTCGCCATTAGCCGCCACCTTCATCACCAGTGCCTGGTGTCCCAAGCCGTTCGGAATGGACGCCGAGCCGCCGATGACCAGCGAGCCATCCGCTGCGCGGTACATACAATAAGCCCGCTGGTCTCCCTCACCCCCATAGGTGCGCGTCCACAAGGGGCGCGGCGGATCGGCCAGCGCGGCACAACAGACAATCAGCGTAGTCAGCAAAACCATCGAAGCACGTCTCATAGCCATCTCTCCCGTAAACAGTGAAGCAGTGCATAAAGGTGAAGGAAACCGGCTGAAGACGAAAACCTTTCCGGTTTACTTGAGAAGAATCAGTTTCTGTGTGCGCGAAAAAGCGGGGTTTGCAAACAGCTATAGTGATCCCCGAACAACAAGAAAGCGCGCGGCGCTCTGCTAAATATCGTACTCCAGCAGTTTGAAGATCAGATCCCCGCGGAAGGTCCACTCGACGGGGAAATCATCGATGCGGCTGGTCTCCAGCGGGAAATACCACGACGCTTCCACGTCGCCGCCCGTCTCAAAGCGGAACCAGCCGTCGGCATCCTGCCGCGCTTCCAGTTCTTCAAGCAACCAGCGGGTGACGTCCAGGTCGCGAGTGATCCCCAGCCGCGCGGACAGCTCCAGTTCAAACAGCAGATCCTGCGGTCGTGCCAGATATTCCCATTTATCGGACAGTTGAAACAGATGCGGCAACAGCAAGGGATGCACCGCCGGGATTCCGCCCATCTGCCCTTCGGCGTGCTTGACCATGCGCACGACAATCTTCTGCACGCGGTCGAAATCATCATCGCTCCACGGGAACCAGCAGATCGCGGCATACGCATCGATGGTCGGCGCGGCCACGGCCTCACGGGGCCGAACCACATACTGTTCCCACTCGGCCAGCACCAGTTCCAGCATCGGCTTGATCACCTCATCGGTCTCGCGCGTCGCGCGGCAGACCATGAACAGCGCCTTGTCCCGCACTACCTGCCGCGCGGCCCGGTGCGCCGCCTCATCGTGGGTGTGAAATTCCCACAGCACATCGCGGCTGAACAGCGTGGGCATCAGCGCCTTCTCCAGACACGCACCCACGGCCTCGCTCTTTTCCATCCCCAGCTCGCACAGCCGCAAAAAGGCGCGCTCTGTGGTGAGCTGATCGGCGGCGGTGGTGGCGCACAGCACGCCGTTCCACGAGCCGTCGAGTTGCTGCGCGGACAGGAGCGTTTGCGGTTCGGCAAGGCGGGGAATCTCCAGACCAAGGTGCATGGTCTGGATGAAAGTGTCGTCGCGTCCGAGAATGTCGCGCACAAGGCGGTAACGGATCACCGGCCCCGCCGCATCGTAGATCGCGCGTAAGCCGGGAGGAATAGTCTCAGGCATGGAAGGAAAAATCTGAAAGGCCAAAAATCTGAAAGGCTGAAAGAAGAACACCGCACCCTTCGCCGCGGCATGCGTCTTAGGAATTCGCTTCCCCGGCCAGTTTGCCGCTCATGAAGAGGGCACAGCAAGCTGTGCAACTACGGTCCGATCCTGTTCTGGAGTAGTTGCGCAGCTTGCTGCGCTCTTCTCCGATCCTTCCCCCTTTGCAAAAGGGGGAAACAGAAGGGGGTTCTGCACTGGTCCCCTTCCCCTACTTTAGTGGGGGAAGGGTTAGGGTTAGGGGGAAGTTAGATGGGAGCAGGATTCCCCACCTCGGCGACGGCCCAAGTCCTTCCCCCACTTTGTGGGGGAAGTTAGATGGGGGTGGCGGTGGCGTCTGTATGCACTCTCCGGCCGTCCAAGAGTATCAGGCCAGAGGCAGGGTTATTCCGCTGGCATGAATCCTCGCGCGGGAAGCTGCGCAATCAGAGATGAGCGTTATATGGCGGCCGGAGACTGACCGCAGATCACCACTAATCAAGCAGATATTATACGCATTCAACCACAGAATAGCAATGGATTTCACTTCAACAGTACAAGTTTCTGAGTTTTCGAGCCCGCCGTGCCACGCCATTGCGCAAGCCAAATTCCGCTGGAAAGCTCTGTATTTTTTCCTCCGAGCGAGGGCCTTCTGAATGGGCACGCTTTCAAAAAGCACATCCTTGGTCCGCAACCGCTGCTGAAGATCTGAACGATGCCGTTCAGACTATGCACAGGGGAATGCTCCCCGCAAAAAATGCAGAGCCTTCCGCCGGAAGACGAAGGAATCGCATCCGGTGGAAGGCTCGGTAAAGCAAAAGAATTCAAAAGGTTCGGTGGCTGTACCAAGCCCGAAAGGACAGTACACCACCTACCTACCATGCAGTAAATGTGCCGGAAGCAGAGAATTCGGAAATGTGAAATAGGAAAAGGAGACCGCCGTCCACGCGGCCCCTATTTCCAACTCATCCCTTATCCGTTATCGCTTAGCCCTTTTCCGAGAGCGCGTGTTCAATCACGTCGCGCAACTGGTCACCGGAGACCGGTTTGGCCAGATAAGTGTAGCCGCCGGAAAGGATCGTCTGCCGGATCGTCTCATCGGAGGGGAAGCCGGTCAGCACGATCACCGGAAGATCCGGCTGCGCGTGGTGAAACTCCTTCAACAACTCCGTGCCCAGGCCGCCGGGCATGTACAGATCGGTGAGCACCAGATCCACCGGCTTCTCGTGGAAGCGTTTGCGGGCTTCGGGAGCATCGCCGGCAAAGGTGACCTCGTAGCCGAGTATTTCCAGCAGCATCCCGATTTCGGCGCGCACTGTGGCGTCATCTTCAATATAGAGGATTCGCTTCCTGCGAGTCATAAGTGCACCTGAATTATTTGACCGCGCTGCGCGGCACGATTTTCACCGACGTCATCACCACGGACTTCTGCGGAGCGGAATTTTCCCCGGACGGAGACGGCGCGACCGGCACGTCCAGCACCTTGTCCAGCACGTCGATACCCTTGAACACCTTGCCGAACACCGTGTACTTGCCGTTCAGAAAACTGGGGGTGTCGTCGCAGACAAAGAACTGGCTGCCCGCGGAGTTGGGATCACTTGCCCGCGCCATCGACAGAATGCCCTTGACGTGCGGCGTGTCGTTGAACTCGGCGTTGACATTCCAGCCCGGGCCGCCCGTGCCGTTGCCGGAAGGATCGCCGCCCTGAATCATGAATCCCTTGACAATGCGGTGGAACTTCACGCCGTTGTAAAAGCCGTGATCCGCCAGCCATTTGAAATTGCGCACGTGGTTCGGAGCCTTGTCCGCATAGAATTCCGCCACCATGTCGCCCGCGGGCTGGCTGTCGATCGACACGGAAATCACGGCGACGCTGTCACCGGTCACAGGGTAGTCGGCGGGCCACTTCTGCAGCTTGCCGGATTGATCTTGTTGCACAGGAGTACTCGTTTGTTTTTGGGGTGTGGTCTGATCCGCCGCCTGATTCTTCGCCGACTTGCAGGCCGAACACAGAATCAACACGGTCAGGGATAGGGTAACCAGGGTTTTCATTTCGTTGCGGTCCTCGGTTTGTGGTATGTAATGTATGAAGGTGTGTGTGTTACAGATCTTTTCGTTTGCGATACCGATGCAAAACAGCCTCGGGTCTCCCCCTACTTTAGTGGGGGGATTAAGGGGGGTATTTTGCCGGGAGCACTTACCTCCCGTAGAATCACCTCCACTACGTGTGCCAGATCTGAGAGAACTTCGTCGTTGGAAAACCGTATCACCCGACAGTCGGAAGCTTCGAGGGCGACGGTACGCTCCTGATCGCGCTGGGCATTTTCTGATCGTCGGTGTATGCCGCCATCAACTTCAATAACCAGTTTGATGTCCGGCGCGTAGAAATCTACGATGAAACGCCCAATCAGATGCTGGCGACGAAACTTGACCTGCGTACGGTAGCTACGCAGTGCCTCCCACAGAACCTTCTCGGCCTGCGTGGGTTGGCCGCGCATATCACGGGCGCTCTGCCAGTTCGCTTTCGGTATGTTCCAAAATCGGGGCATCAGTGGTCGAGGGTAGCGACCCCCATCCCGGCCTTCCCCCACTAAAGTAGGGGAAGGAGGAAGATTCATGTCTCCATACTCCTGCATTCGGTATCACGGCAACGGCACAATTTCTACTTCAATTCCAGAAACGGCCCCGAAGTCGAGCGCGTCGTCACGTGCAGCTCCGCGCCGGTGTCTTTCAGCGCGTCGTGCGCCGATGCCCGCGCCAGTTCGGGAAGGTTGTTCTCATCGGACAAGTGAGCGAGCACCACGGCCTGCAAGCCATTGCCTTTGCACTTGGCTAAAGCTTCCGCCGACTGCCGGTTGGACAAATGGCCGTTGCTCGAAAGGATGCGCGTCTTCAAAAAGTCCGGATAAGAGCCGTCGCGCAGCATCTGCTCATCGTGATTGCTTTCGAAGATCAGCGCGGTGCTGTGCGCCAGAATTTCGGAAAGAGCGGGCGGGACCTCGCCGAGGTCCGTGGCCAGCGTGATGCGGTGCGTGCCCGTTTGCAGGTGATAGGCCAGCGGTCCCGACGCGTCGTGCGGCACGGAGATACCGTGCACCGCAAACGAGCCGATCTGCACCGTCTCGCCGTTCATGGCCGTGGTGCGCACCCGCGCCGGTGTCATGTAGTCGACCGCCGCCAGCGTGGCCGCACTGGCATAGAGCGACACGTGGGAGCGCTCCAAAAGCTTGGCCAGCCCGCGCACGTGGTCGGTGTGCTCGTGGGTAATCAGAATCGCCGTCAGGTCGGTCGGACGCAGGCCGACTTCCGTTAGCGCCGCCGTCATATTGCGAATGCCGAGACCGGCATCAATCAGAATCTTGGTCTTGTCCTCGCAGATCAGTATGGCATTCGCCTTGGAGCCGGACGCGAGAACGGATAGGGTTACAGACACAGGGGGGAACTCGAAATTGGAAATTAGAAACGAGAAATCAAAAAGAACACATCAAGCGCACGAAGCGAGGTTTTTCATCCTTCCGCCCTCATCCTTTACTCGTATCTCAGCGCCTCAATCGGGCTCACCTTCGCCGCGCGAAATGCCGGATACGTGCCGGACACGATGGTCACCAGCGCGATGAGGATCACCGAAATAATCATCGTATCGACCGAGAGCACCGGCGCGGACAGCCCTTCGGGCAGCTTCACGTGCTTGAGCACACGAATCAGTCCGATGCCGATCCCGATGCCCGCCCCGCCCGCCACAACGGTAATCGCCAGACACTCGAGGAAGAACTGCTTGACGATGTTCCAGCGCGTCGCCCCCAGCGTGCGGCGCACCCCGATCTCCCGGGTACGCTCCACC
This genomic stretch from bacterium harbors:
- a CDS encoding T9SS type A sorting domain-containing protein: MAGSYSYPIAQNFPLLMKLTESGATALYYWYSMNPSVTLRSVVQTSDSTLMLAGLVALSSTRMFAMGTRVTHETTWTLSYSASQDSSYSLCGVATAEGGAILAGRLSQNGHYGAGLFQVSAGGALTGTSFLDADSSFEAAALQRTSDGGLILAGTWGAGDGRDMYVVRMDAQLIPLWRRHFGGDLADGATAVLQLPTGAFIVAGWTRSSGNGPSDGVLAQLSSSGDVQWMQTIGEGGDDVLTALAPAPDGGFYTAGYGQGSDSSLNLHLMRFPPGSGIVGTVRDLTTNLPVSGACISVAGTADSVLSDSTGHYVFRVLPGTYDFVVGGRCVARDTLRDINVLPDSVMALDVTARLPHGRVVESSLNPVVHNHVVSTVPLYVHNDGPGVLDFSAGAQSLHPAGTWLTVTPERGSVAAGDSFALQIGIDVDTSDTGLPDYLGSISVAMNSCPDTLHRVSIAVTVLSSDASPQAVATKYDLSVYPNPFNAQTALSLSLPQRTLVSLVLYDVTGRVVRTLCDGVREAGVQRFEVDGSALPSGLYFARVETPAYSRTHKLVLLK
- a CDS encoding T9SS type A sorting domain-containing protein → MRRASMVLLTTLIVCCAALADPPRPLWTRTYGGEGDQRAYCMYRAADGSLVIGGSASIPNGLGHQALVMKVAANGDSLWSLLYPAQPNPYDSVVALAIAPMTDGGYILTGRNGSCPFLLKVTATGTIGWSYSYTTFYFAQGCGVVQAADTALLMVGWNGVSTPSLFNLRTSRTGGIRWSRTNYGFGYGLTVLATPDSGATVAGRLEGSSTGAALMHLNFRGDTVWSRVYDAGSTLEIAAVQRTADRGMVLAGTWNSSDRDAYVVLTDSVGHAVWRRHFGGNLNNEAHAVLQLQNGSFIVAGNTETSGRQLDGLLARLAPDGSVLWTQMVGDASDDALTALALADSGGFYAAGTFQSPADQTADICLLRFPPGSGIQGVIRDSVTGRPVPNVRVSRPGSSDEAHSDSAGRYALYTTPGTYDFIINGTCVARDTVRGVEVLPDSMMAQNWAARLPQIRLAESSINPVVHNHIPTTVPVYVHNDGPGVLDFTAWSQVSAPRSPWLSVAPLSGSIAAGDSLALQVRVQADTTNGGVFDYLGAVFIDANSCPDTLRHVSVSASILETDSRPDLRPVRYDLSVYPNPFNPQTTLSLSLPQRTMVSLVLYDVTGRVVRTLCDGVREAGVRRFNVDGSALPSGLYFARVETPAYSRTQKLVLLK
- a CDS encoding response regulator produces the protein MTRRKRILYIEDDATVRAEIGMLLEILGYEVTFAGDAPEARKRFHEKPVDLVLTDLYMPGGLGTELLKEFHHAQPDLPVIVLTGFPSDETIRQTILSGGYTYLAKPVSGDQLRDVIEHALSEKG
- a CDS encoding peptidylprolyl isomerase, coding for MKTLVTLSLTVLILCSACKSAKNQAADQTTPQKQTSTPVQQDQSGKLQKWPADYPVTGDSVAVISVSIDSQPAGDMVAEFYADKAPNHVRNFKWLADHGFYNGVKFHRIVKGFMIQGGDPSGNGTGGPGWNVNAEFNDTPHVKGILSMARASDPNSAGSQFFVCDDTPSFLNGKYTVFGKVFKGIDVLDKVLDVPVAPSPSGENSAPQKSVVMTSVKIVPRSAVK
- a CDS encoding endonuclease domain-containing protein, whose protein sequence is MNLPPSPTLVGEGRDGGRYPRPLMPRFWNIPKANWQSARDMRGQPTQAEKVLWEALRSYRTQVKFRRQHLIGRFIVDFYAPDIKLVIEVDGGIHRRSENAQRDQERTVALEASDCRVIRFSNDEVLSDLAHVVEVILREVSAPGKIPPLIPPLK
- a CDS encoding MBL fold metallo-hydrolase, which codes for MSVTLSVLASGSKANAILICEDKTKILIDAGLGIRNMTAALTEVGLRPTDLTAILITHEHTDHVRGLAKLLERSHVSLYASAATLAAVDYMTPARVRTTAMNGETVQIGSFAVHGISVPHDASGPLAYHLQTGTHRITLATDLGEVPPALSEILAHSTALIFESNHDEQMLRDGSYPDFLKTRILSSNGHLSNRQSAEALAKCKGNGLQAVVLAHLSDENNLPELARASAHDALKDTGAELHVTTRSTSGPFLELK